In Colletotrichum higginsianum IMI 349063 chromosome 1, whole genome shotgun sequence, one genomic interval encodes:
- a CDS encoding Hsp20-like protein → MSWAGPSGNNNPFNRPGGPQGFWNFIHSLDPNMRAGAGVDHSAPWTNLPAGFPFHGSEFGFGGGPGGWGAYGGWGEHRRGFGHRRGGGRCGGRGHHGPHGRHGMNEADEADEAMRDPEEAMRDAPDETGNVSEKEKDDSPGTIRDSPDESPEHDFPQGPGRRGRGRHGRGPPGGDPWHHSRGHPHGPHGPRGPPPPPPGPHPPFFGAGHHHPPPPPPPPYNQPQGFDFANLQEYLSQFAGHPFAQQIREWATRFGGLNNPATGDGVRGGPTFANDDDSFTPPVDIFATEKSYILHFALPGAKKDAIGVDWDAEKGELRVAGVVYRPGDEDFLATMASSERRIGMFSRSVPLPPAGSEREDIDALSITAKMEDGILIVTVPKLEKEWTEIHKVDIE, encoded by the coding sequence ATGTCTTGGGCTGGGCCAAGCGGTAATAACAACCCTTTCAATCGTCCAGGCGGGCCCCAGGGCTTCTGGAATTTTATCCACTCTCTCGACCCCAACAtgcgcgccggcgccggcgtcgatcaTTCAGCCCCTTGGACCAACCTCCCCGCCGGCTTTCCCTTTCATGGTTCCGAATTCGGCTTTGGCGGCGGTCCCGGCGGCTGGGGTGCTTACGGCGGCTGGGGAGAGCACCGACGAGGCTTCGGCCaccgtcgcggcggcggccgatgTGGTGGCCGGGGCCATCACGGCCCCCATGGTCGTCACGGCATgaacgaggccgacgaggccgacgaggccatgCGCGACCCCGAAGAGGCCATGCGTGACGCCCCCGACGAGACTGGCAACGTCTctgagaaggagaaggacgacTCTCCCGGCACCATACGCGACAGCCCTGACGAGAGTCCCGAGCACGACTTTCCCCAAGGCCCAGGACGGCGCGGTCGCGGACGTCACGGTCGCGGACCCCCAGGCGGCGACCCCTGGCACCACAGCCGAGGCCATCCCCATGGCCCCCACGGTCCTCGGGgcccaccaccgccgcctcccggcCCCCATCCCCCattcttcggcgccggtcaccaccacccacccccgcctccccctccgccaTACAACCAGCCCCAAGGCTTTGACTTCGCCAACTTGCAAGAATATCTGAGCCAGTTCGCGGGCCACCCCTTCGCTCAACAGATCCGCGAGTGGGCGACCCGCTTCGGCGGCCTCAACAACCCCGCCACCGGCGACGGTGTCCGCGGCGGTCCCACCTTCGCCAACGATGACGACTCGTTCACGCCGCCCGTCGACATCTTCGCCACGGAGAAGTCATACATCTTGCACTTCGCGCTCCCGGGCGCCAAGAAGGACGCCATTGGCGTCGACTGGGAtgccgagaagggcgagcTCCGCGTCGCGGGCGTGGTCTATCGCCCtggcgacgaggacttcCTCGCAACCATGGCGTCGAGCGAGCGCAGGATCGGCATGTTTAGCCGCTCCGTccccttgccgcctgccggcTCCGAGAGAGAGGATATTGACGCGCTGTCCATCACGGCCAAGATGGAGGATGGTATCCTCATTGTTACCGTCCCCAAACTCGAGAAAGAGTGGACTGAGATTCACAAGGTTGACATCGAGTAA
- a CDS encoding WW domain-containing protein, with protein MERSRGVPDAELFLHKPAEEDCDSPTVEPLRIFKPQSPNPSNDRFKYPAPPSASGSSPFTSKPTFPLPPGASSSAAPLPYPDEEDLRPGKPTKPTITAPKRFGSDYNDITPRLNASPVETKSPTLAERRGTGPRPLGAASPQSPAGEDGGLFAKPLTAPQPQRPAASTTNYPSYTKKPYYPPPAGASSSTPPAQSQYQSRPPQSSDHLDMPGQNSVNRFASTASTSTTRASRGSPPPPETPIVEPGVIPGGSIEARYAASGISGTATLTSLQAQQAQSAAASQRLAQYGGAPPPARPWTPTENPENQPHGPPTVYQGMNPVTSPTQSTFSPPPQQATNQADQPALQVSVLEQDYQRLGLNDPPPAYSSVTPPSNSSYPAEKQRPAQQRADSTPSVATSAAQPPLKKPATVGPAAAGLASPSLQGHPAFANDPRPEQNGQSSAAQSAPVVQTVQTPASFQGAGPSSPPPLPEGWIAHLDQNSGQYYYIHLASQATQWEFPKGPNPMQHEAAPLSPTTSTYGNPLASPMFGKQSLGSPMFPPQTPGYAESIMSVAASQTPTTAGFSGPPPSAGVDMYRIQPTNGVYFGPYLRYCNMDFEKGSWLGSIMIVTDAPQPPTIHIHPSNDLSPNPRQLTPHNIFTHQRWTFYKYDIDLPMSEHGTERWTYAVTSHLGCTRYEFVIAGRHEIGWRFVAHSNNDFAASTSQAERSKLGGVGFMWKDVLQKNVDCGGFHVQLGLGNQIYGDRLWKEVPLLKQWLAMSGRDNRKNAQWTARHEEDVSHAYFHYYTSHFDQPYLREAFAQIPHVLQVDDHDIFDGYGSYPEYMQGSQMFKNVGRIAVEMYLLFQHHTTVEILRNVSNDTDLFTITGQGWHFVKYLGPAVVVVGPDCRSERNQSRVMAGPTYQGIFPKVATLPPSVQHCIWMVSVPLVYPRLEAVESLAGAVATGKKVVNTSYNLLGKVTSSVAGVVGGKDVVAQGFTQVKKAVGKSGLMGNVLNQFGEIDIAEIFKDMWTHDSKDLERTYLIRTLQGISQQKGIRMTFLSGDVNCAGAGLVHDPTHPSDHKTMYQVITSPIVAQPASNYILKLLHNNKSLYVPQNGHKSGHEVSDTKEDMMEIFHTDASGSSRELKKLMGRRNYLAVVAYDPEAVPGQQQQPQQQQPQQQQQQGLQKLSLAVDFVVQGDGAFTAPTKYGPVIVPHLEFGR; from the exons ATGGAGCGCAGTCGCGGCGTCCCTGACGCCGAGCTATTCCTTCACAAGCCTGCCGAGGAAGATTGCGACAGCCCAACGGTTGAGCCCTTGAGAATATTCAAACCTCAGAGTCCCAACCCGTCGAACGACCGCTTCAAGTACCCTGCTCCtccgtcggcctcgggctcgTCCCCCTTCACATCGAAGCCGACATTCCCTCTGCCCCCGGGCGCCTCGAGCTCTGCCGCCCCTCTACCTTAccccgacgaagaagacctTCGGCCCGGGAAGCCAACCAAACCTACCATCACCGCCCCGAAGCGCTTTGGCTCTGACTACAATGATATCACCCCGCGGTTGAATGCCAGTCCGGTCGAGACGAAAAGCCCTACCCTCgctgaacgacgtggcacCGGCCCGAGGCCACTGGGCGCTGCATCTCCTCAGAGCCCAGCTGGTGAAGACGGTGGTCTTTTCGCGAAGCCCTTGACCGCGCCCCAGCCTCAGCGCCCGGCCGCTTCTACCACAAACTACCCCTCTTATACCAAGAAACCCTACTACCCCCCGCCGGCCGGCGCATCAAGCTCCACGCCGCCTGCCCAGAGCCAGTACCAGAGCCGACCACCCCAGAGCTCCGATCATCTCGACATGCCGGGCCAGAACAGTGTGAACAGATTCGCCTCTACTGCTTCGACCTCCACGACCCGCGCCAGCCGGGGATCTCCACCCCCGCCAGAGACCCCGATTGTGGAACCCGGGGTCATCCCTGGTGGTAGCATCGAGGCGCGGTATGCCGCGTCCGGTATCTCAGGCACAGCGACCTTGACCAGCCTCCAGGCGCAACAAGCAcagagcgccgccgcctcccagaGATTAGCCCAGTATGGCGGAGCACCACCCCCGGCGCGGCCGTGGACGCCCACCGAGAACCCGGAGAATCAACCTCATGGGCCGCCCACGGTATACCAGGGGATGAATCCGGTGACTAGCCCTACACAGTCCACGTTcagtcctcctcctcagcagGCGACGAACCAAGCGGACCAGCCCGCTCTCCAGGTAAgcgtcctcgagcaggacTACCAGCGGCTAGGCTTGAACGACCCTCCGCCGGCCTACTCGAGTGTCACCCCGCCAAGCAACTCGTCATACCCTGCCGAGAAGCAGCGACCTGCTCAGCAAAGGGCTGATTCAACGCCGTCCGTCGCCACTTCCGCTGCTCAACCACCTCTCAAGAAGCCTGCGACAGTCGGGCCTGCTGCGGCAGGTTTGGCGTCGCCTTCTCTCCAGGGTCATCCGGCTTTCGCCAACGACCCGAGACCGGAGCAGAACGGACAGTCGTCAGCCGCACAGAGTGCCCCTGTTGTGCAAACTGTTCAGACGCCCGCGAGCTTCCAAGGCGCCGGCCCGTCATCTCCACCCCCGTTACCAGAGGGCTGGATTGCGCATCTTGACCAGAACTCCGGACAGTACTACTATATCCACTTGGCGTCCCAGGCTACTCAGTGGGAGTTCCCCAAGGGTCCTAATCCTATGCAGCATGAAGCTGCGCCCCTGTCGCCCACGACGTCAACCTACGGCAACCCTCTCGCATCTCCCATGTTTGGAAAACAGTCTCTTGGATCCCCAATGTTTCCTCCCCAGACGCCAGGTTATGCCGAGAGCATCATGAGCGTTGCGGCGTCTCAGACGCCGACAACTGCTGGATTTTCCGGGCCACCTCCGAGTGCCGGCGTCGATATGTACAGGATCCAGCCAACAAACGGTGTCTACTTTGGCCCCTACTTGCGGTACTGTAATATGGACTTTGAAAAGGGCTCATGGCTGGGAAGCATCATGATCGTGACAGACGCTCCACAGCCGCCAACCATCCACATTCACCCGAGCAACGATCTTTCGCCCAACCCGCGCCAGCTGACACCGCACAATATATTCACACACCAGCGCTGGACGTTCTACAAGTACGACATCGATCTGCCCATGAGCGAACATGGAACTGAGAGATGGACATACGCCGTGACGTCGCATCTGGGATGTACGCGTTACGAGTTCGTCATTGCCGGCCGCCATGAAATTGGATGGAGGTTCGTTGCCCACTCGAACAACGACTTTGCTGCGTCAACGTCTCAGGCCGAGCGCTCGAAACTCGGCGGTGTCGGCTTCATGTGGAAGGACGTGCTTCAAAAGAACGTCGACTGCGGCGGCTTCCACGTCCAGCTTGGCCTGGGCAACCAGATCTACGGCGACAGGTTGTGGAAGGAAGTTCCGTTGCTGAAGCAGTGGCTGGCAATGAGTGGCAGAGATAACAGGAAGAACGCGCAATGGACGGCGCGCCATGAGGAGGATGTCTCCCACGCCTACTTCCATTACTACACCAGTCACTTTGACCAGCCTTACTTGCGAGAAGCTTTCGCTCAGATCCCGCATGTTTTGCAGGTTGATGACCACGACAT TTTTGACGGCTACGGCTCGTACCCAGAGTACATGCAAGGGTCCCAAATGTTCAAGAACGTCGGCCGCATCGCTGTCGAAATGTACTTGCTCTTCCAACACCACACAACCGTGGAGATTCTCCGAAACGTCAGCAACGACACGGACCTTTTCACCATTACTGGCCAGGGCTGGCACTTTGTCAAGTATCTTGGTCCTGCagtggttgttgttggacCTGACTGTAGATCCGAGAGAAACCAAAGCCGCGTCATGGCCGGTCCAACGTATCAGGGCATCTTTCCCAAGGTTGCGACGTTACCGCCTAGCGTACAACACTGCATATGGATGGTGTCCGTGCCTCTCGTCTACCCGCGCCTCGAGGCAGTTGAGAGCTTAGCTGGCGCCGTTGCGACTGGCAAGAAGGTTGTCAACACGTCGTACAACCTGCTTGGCAAGGTCACGAGCTCGGTGGCCggtgtcgtcggcggcaaggacgtTGTGGCACAGGGTTTCACCCAGGTGAAGAAGGCTGTCGGAAAGTCGGGTCTCATGGGCAACGTCCTCAACCAGTTTGGTGAGATCGATATCGCCGAGATCTTCAAGGACATGTGGACGCATGACTCTAAGGACCTGGAAAGGACTTACCTTATCCGGACCCTTCAGGGCATATCTCAACAAAAGGGTATTCGAATGACGTTTTTGTCAGGAG ACGTCAATTGCGCGGGAGCGGGCCTGGTCCACGACCCGACACACCCCAGCGACCACAAGACAATGTACCAGGTCATCACGTCGCCCATCGTCGCGCAGCCGGCGAGCAATTACATACTCAAGCTTCTTCACAACAACAAGAGCCTCTACGTACCTCAGAACGGGCACAAGTCCGGCCACGAGGTATCGGACACCAAGGAAGACATGATGGAGATCTTCCACACCGACGCTAGCGGCTCCTCGCGGGAGCTCAAGAAGCTCATGGGGCGCAGGAACTACCTTGCGGTCGTTGCGTACGACCCCGAGGCCGTccccggccagcagcagcagccgcaacagcagcagccgcaacagcaacagcaacaggGCTTGCAGAAGCTGAGCCTGGCGGTTGACTTTGTGGTACAGGGAGATGGTGCCTTCACGGCGCCAACAAAGTATGGGCCGGTGATTGTGCCCCATCTGGAGTTTGGTCGGTAG
- a CDS encoding Phosphomannomutase, which yields MATSLPSYPPLEERPLKTTICLFDVDGTLTPARLGASPEILDLLARLRQKCAIGFVGGSDYSKQQEQLGNASTPVTTLFDFCFSENGLTAFKLGQPLASNSFIKYIGEDQYKELVRFALHHIADLDIPIKRGTFIEFRNGMVNISPIGRNASNAERLAFEEYDKVHNVRRDFVAKLRERFGHLGLTFSIGGQISFDVFPTGWDKTYCLGHLENEAKKEGGIKYEHIHFFGDKTAEGGNDYEIYVDERTIGHSVSGPEDTMRIIKETFDL from the exons ATGgccacctccctccccagcTACCCCCCTCTCGAGGAGCGGCCGCTCAAGACGACGATTTGCCTCTTCGATGTCGACGGCACCCTCACTCCCGCTCGACTT GGCGCTTCCCCAGAGATTCTCGACCTTCTCGCCCGACTCCGCCAGAAGTGCGCCAttggcttcgtcggcggctccGACTACTCTaagcagcaggagcagctgGGCAACGCCAGCACGCCCGTCACTACCCTCTTCGACTTCTGCTTCTCCGAGAACGGCCTGACAGCCTTCAAGCTCGGCCAGCCCCTCGCTTCCAACAGCTTCATCAAGTACATCGGCGAGGACCAGTACAAGGAGCTCGTCCGCTTCGCCCTGcaccacatcgccgacctcgacatccCCATCAAGCGCGGCACCTTCATCGAGTTCCGCAACGGCATGGTCAACATCTCCCCCATCGGCCGCAACGCCTCCAACGCCGAACGCCTGGCCTTTGAGGAGTACGACAAGGTCCACAACGTCCGCCGCGACTTCGTCGCCAAGCTGCGTGAGCGCTtcggccacctcggcctgaCCTTCTCCATCGGCGGCCAGATCTCCTTCGACGTCTTCCCCACCGGCTGGGACAAGACGTACTGCCTCGGCCACCTTGAgaacgaggccaagaaggagggcggCATCAAGTACGAGCACATTCACTTCTTTGGCgacaagacggccgagggtGGCAACGACTACGAAATCTACGTCGACGAGCGCACCATCGGCCACTCCGTCAGCGGTCCCGAGGACACTATGCGCATCATCAAGGAAACCTTCGACTTGTGA
- a CDS encoding RecQ family ATP-dependent DNA helicase, which yields MWSYFVFEIFRNCPSQTQRRQYLVIGSKSISITHLRILSSSKDQRTKIGDLNRLTDLNKQLTGKKRPGQHQHQPQQQQELCQTAGSKQEWANIGSETKRAIADYQADQAAGKSPGYTKIGGVVETAFSAYNGGGDDSIRIGKKGGLADIGKEISAGFNI from the coding sequence ATGTGGTCTTATTTTGTTTTCGAGATATTCCGCAACTGCCCATCTCAGACTCAGCGAAGGCAATACTTAGTCATCGGCTCCAAATCAATTTCAATAACCCATTTACGAATTCTCTCATCATCAAAGGACCAGAGAACCAAAATAGGAGACCTCAACAGACTGACCGACTTGAACAAACAGCTCACCGGCAAGAAAAGGCCTgggcagcaccagcaccagccgcagcaacagcaggaGCTGTGCCAGACAGCGGGTAGCAAACAGGAATGGGCAAACATCGGTTCGGAGACCAAGAGGGCCATTGCTGACTACCAGGCCGAccaggccgccggcaagAGCCCTGGCTACACCAAGATCgggggcgtcgtcgagacggcaTTCTCTGCTtacaacggcggcggcgatgacagCATTAGGAttgggaagaaggggggtCTTGCGGATATCGGTAAAGAAATCAGTGCTGGTTTCAACATTTGA